From the Meleagris gallopavo isolate NT-WF06-2002-E0010 breed Aviagen turkey brand Nicholas breeding stock chromosome 19, Turkey_5.1, whole genome shotgun sequence genome, one window contains:
- the CFAP77 gene encoding cilia- and flagella-associated protein 77 produces the protein MKSGTEGLYSSSFLILLQAELGKPLRNCYTLPGLDFSYGLYIERTDGGVPEAIGHWNTVKPRMSLTQNMPRDFITMNRGALKAGYTTAREFNLYYKAKDIRCKDDEYSRFRRSPPHVPPDRTYGIPARPSTPLFDLLQHKYKELWMEQQRARTAALRLEKTKTRKDKVRDTRTSLLRKNPVPPKEESFWHLPHLEKVGPHLSTFPDSDARKKAFSSSH, from the exons ATGAAAAGTGGAACAGAAG GtctttattcttcttctttcctcatTCTTCTGCAGGCAGAACTGGGAAAGCCTTTGAGAAACTGCTATACCCTGCCAGGCTTGGACTTTTCATACGGGCTGTACATCGAAAGGACAGATGGAGGAGTCCCTGAAG caATAGGCCACTGGAACACAGTAAAGCCCAGGATGAGTTTAACTCAGAATATGCCCCGAGACTTCATCACCATGAACCGTGGTGCTCTGAAGGCTGGGTATACCACAGCCCGGGAGTTTAACTTGTACTACAAGGCCAAGGACATTCGGTGCAAAGACGACGAGTACAGTCGCTTTAGGAGATCTCCTCCTCATGTACCTCCAGACAGGACCTATGGCATCCCAGCACG GCCTTCCACTCCCCTGTTTGACCTCCTCCAACACAAATACAAGGAGCTGTGGATGGAACAGCAGAGAGCACGGACCGCAGCGCTCCGGCTGGAGAAAACAAAG ACACGGAAGGACAAAGTGCGCGACACCCGCACCTCGCTTCTCCGAAAAAACCCAGTGCCTCCAAAGGAGGAGTCCTTTTGGCACCTGCCCCACCTGGAAAAG GTCGGGCCTCATCTCAGTACTTTTCCAGACTCTGATGCTCGTAAGAAGGCGTTCAGTTCCTCCCATTGA